In one window of Solanum pennellii chromosome 2, SPENNV200 DNA:
- the LOC107011862 gene encoding mitochondrial amidoxime reducing component 2-like, whose product MAEVIGAPAAAQVKSIFVYPIKSCRGISVSQAPITSTGFRWDRQWLVVNSKGRAYTQRVEPKLALVEVALPIEAFSEGWEPNNDSYLVIRAPGMDPLKIPLSDPSVVSDGVSVWEWSGSALDEGAEAAMWFSTHLGKPSRLVRFSEVKEMRVVDPNYAQGYNVMFSDGYPYLVLSQGSLNALNSLLKEPVPVNRFRPNVLVDGCEPFAEDLWKEIRINKLTFEGVKLCSRCKVPTINQETAVAGSEPTETLLKFRSDKALRPNKKQQGKVYFGQNMVCSDALSHGKGKIVKVGDPVYVHKVVPSSAEAPA is encoded by the exons ATGGCAGAAGTAATAGGAGCGCCAGCAGCAGCTCAGGTTAAATCAATCTTTGTATATCCAATCAAATCATGCCGTGGAATTTCTGTTTCTCAGGCACCTATCACTTCTACTG GATTTCGATGGGATCGACAATGGTTAGTGGTGAATTCCAAAGGCAGGGCCTATACTCAAAGAGTTGAACCAAAGCTTGCTCTTGTCGAAGTGGCATTGCCAATTGAGGCCTTTTCTGAAGGCTGGGAACCAAATAATGACTCTTATCTAG TTATCAGAGCTCCCGGTATGGATCCACTGAAAATTCCACTAAGTGACCCATCTGTAGTGTCGGATGGTGTCTCGGTCTGGGAGTGGTCTGGTTCTGCCTTGGACGAGGGAGCTGAGGCAGCTATGTGGTTCTCCACACATCTGGGGAAACCAAGTCGGCTAGTTCGCTTTAGTGAAG TTAAGGAAATGAGAGTTGTAGATCCTAATTATGCTCAAGGATACAATGTTATGTTTTCTGATGGATATCCATACCTCGTGCTATCCCAA GGATCGTTGAATGCGTTAAATTCTCTTCTCAAGGAGCCTGTTCCAGTAAATCGTTTTAGACCCAA TGTCCTTGTTGATGGATGTGAACCATTTGCTGAGGATTTGTGGAAGGAGATCCGAATCAATAAGTTAACATTTGAGGGTGTCAAACTATGCTCTCGCTGTAAG GTACCTACCATAAATCAAGAAACAGCAGTAGCAGGCTCTGAGCCAACAGAAACTCTCTTGAAATTCCGATCCGATAAGGCCTTGCGTCCGAATAAGAAACAACAAGGGAAG GTATATTTTGGACAGAACATGGTTTGTTCCGACGCTCTTAGCCATGGAAAAGGCAAGATAGTCAAGGTGGGGGATCCTGTTTATGTCCATAAGGTTGTTCCTTCTAGTGCTGAGGCTCCAGCTTGA
- the LOC107009511 gene encoding beta-glucuronosyltransferase GlcAT14A-like, which yields MMMLKMLSSWNWRTRVRLSVFVAATLLLLVVGFLCSRFDDDQYRTLMNNIPDDHSNIDTSTTIKMNHPSKGRSSDPPILAYWIFGFRGESKRMLRLLKAVYHPRNQYLLHLLDGDGYEERMELAVSVESEHVFRAFGNVNVVGKSYAVEESGASALSAMLHASALLLRISPLWDWFFTLSSSDYPLFTQDDILFALTSLPRDLNFVGFTNRTIDQNRQHNVNRIVVDPSLHLKHATPLYYAVETREMPTTFDIFQGSPWMVLSRGFVEHCIKGWDNFPRKLLMYYANVVSPLESYFHTVLCNSPEFRNRILNQDLRCCAPINVSNYYDNLVNKWAIFARPFKEGDPTLDELDRDILDRQPHGLVRGKWCYNRGHNSSSCSSNSSTNWDDIDSLDPGIYGQKLQNILSNFTVGDHHMVTNNSC from the exons ATGATGATGCTTAAGATGTTAAGTTCCTGGAATTGGAGAACTCGTGTTCGGCTCTCAGTTTTCGTTGCAGCTACTTTGCTACTTTTAGTGGTAGGATTCCTCTGTAGCAGATTTGATGATGATCAGTACAGGACGTTGATGAATAATATTCCAGATGATCACTCAAACATAGACACATCAACGACTATAAAGATGAACCATCCGTCTAAAGGAAGGTCTAGTGATCCACCAATCCTGGCTTATTGGATTTTCGGTTTTAGAGGGGAAAGTAAAAGAATGTTGAGGCTGTTAAAAGCGGTGTATCACCCAAGAAACCAGTACCTTCTGCACCTTCTCGATGGAGATGGATATGAGGAGAGGATGGAATTAGCTGTTTCAGTTGAATCTGAACATGTGTTTCGAGCATTTGGGAATGTGAATGTTGTTGGTAAAAGTTATGCTGTGGAGGAATCAGGCGCCTCTGCTCTTTCTGCTATGCTTCATGCCTCCGCCTTGCTCCTTCGAATTAGTCCCCTGTGGGACTGGTTTTTCACCTTAAGCTCTTCCGACTACCCTCTTTTTACTCAAGACG ATATCTTATTTGCTCTCACTTCCTTGCCAAGGGATCTCAATTTCGTAGGCTTCACCAATAGAACTATTGATCAAAACAG GCAACACAACGTCAATCGGATTGTTGTTGACCCCAGCCTACATCTGAAACATGCTACTCCCCTTTACTATGCTGTAGAGACTAGAGAAATGCCAACAACTTTTGATATATTCCAAG GTTCTCCATGGATGGTATTGAGCAGAGGATTTGTGGAGCATTGCATCAAAGGTTGGGACAATTTTCCTAGGAAGTTACTTATGTACTACGCCAACGTAGTGTCCCCTCTAGAATCCTACTTCCACACTGTACTATGCAATTCCCCAGAATTTAGAAACAGAATACTAAACCAGGATCTCAGGTGTTGCGCGCCAATAAATGTTTCAAACTACTATGACAATCTTGTGAACAAATGGGCAATATTTGCTAGGCCATTCAAAGAAGGCGATCCTACTTTAGACGAGCTAGACAGGGATATCCTAGATCGCCAGCCCCATGGGCTGGTGCGCGGGAAATGGTGCTATAATAGAGGACATAATTCTTCTTCTTGTAGTTCTAATTCCAGTACTAATTGGGATGACATTGACTCATTAGATCCTGGAATTTATGGCCAAAAACTTCAGAATATTCTGTCCAATTTTACTGTTGGAGACCATCATATGGTAACCAATAAttcatgttaa